One region of Oncorhynchus nerka isolate Pitt River linkage group LG22, Oner_Uvic_2.0, whole genome shotgun sequence genomic DNA includes:
- the skida1 gene encoding SKI/DACH domain-containing protein 1, with translation MGDLKFGFEEMQGVRLGYLLIKGKQMFALSQVFTDLLKNIPRTTVHKRMDHLNVKKHHCDLEELRKLKAINSIAFHAAKCTLISREDVEALYFSCKTERVLKSNKRKAKKASLPEGVGEGKLNADTHPAGLWREKVWLSLHSVPQTMSLKNKAGRREQPTLRPDSNLPQIYNKSLGRDYSSVTKSSCKPFKNYETGQIPSNCVAFSQGHSFFRSVVSRQPVLFQSAIAAQSRLSATGDLLHKRKRRREGGGGRDMGISGARQSWSRSRHTHSHTYSHTHHPVLLVQPKCCRKPKTHYNHNRTTLSHFDIGHEFYLDHHDHHHRHPHQHVGGFPESYSSDTESSCYSERLNNDSDIGSSLSTSSNSGTSDEEDEEESSEVSSDEESSSQSDSSSVSSQVSVQSIRFRRARFPSLNTTKNIITRTLPNAQSLSTTLSSTRNQSNSRTLSNSRTISHTNAPLLLQPTFHYSHQQQPSKPVGQFGTSQVDYDIPKKQPKYDFTAREAKQDTHTHRFSSPVTRGSYFTKRRDRKVPESQVQTQREIKRTEPVSRKLYALSPSPNPNGIKAVLPHRTTGHANKCPAVLSSHSAPDKDTKYPKPKNNKLSLATNLKSEVRISPNLKLPFLLKTIKTEPEELSVAGGPLPERSRAVKTPPFNLQNVKIKVEESYDEYEYYSQASGFQCLGDEAVINNGQYYGGDIKQAAGCFNNETKAIESSAGAPKSSSGLQECGSTQDTPCPEEGEYKNGAGVRKNYRSLVLGKKPGISRVQQKQNVSKVDRTLSSRPVGKAEICEGNTEDLTGATKRKRASSNVAAPLKKPFSFMANFPAPPSLLVGSDGDLSPAYSLNSLGGPRPPPRSHPVWRWQPGGLPVPPPPAQRIRKCSRFFL, from the coding sequence ATGGGAGACCTGAAGTTTGGGTTTGAGGAAATGCAGGGAGTGAGGCTGGGATACCTGCTGATAAAAGGAAAACAAATGTTCGCCCTCTCCCAGGTCTTCACCGACCTGCTGAAAAATATTCCCCGAACCACCGTGCACAAACGCATGGATCACCTGAACGTTAAAAAACACCACTGTGATTTGGAGGAGTTAAGAAAGCTCAAAGCAATCAATTCTATTGCTTTCCATGCGGCTAAATGTACTCTGATATCACGGGAGGACGTAGAGGCGCTTTATTTCTCCTGCAAAACGGAGCGCGTGTTAAAATCCAACAAAAGAAAAGCAAAGAAAGCCAGTTTACCGGAGGGTGTGGGCGAAGGCAAGCTCAACGCAGACACGCACCCTGCCGGGTTATGGAGGGAGAAAGTTTGGTTAAGTTTGCACAGCGTTCCACAGACTATGTCCCTCAAAAACAAAGCCGGCAGGAGAGAACAACCAACCTTGCGCCCCGACTCCAATCTACCTCAAATTTACAATAAATCCCTCGGTCGGGATTACTCCTCTGTCACCAAATCATCATGTAAACCCTTTAAAAACTATGAAACTGGTCAAATACCGAGCAATTGCGTCGCGTTTAGCCAGGGACACTCGTTTTTCCGGAGCGTGGTCAGCCGGCAACCAGTGTTGTTTCAGTCCGCCATTGCTGCTCAGTCCAGGCTCTCTGCAACCGGCGACCTACTTCACAAAAGGAAGAGGAGGCGCGAGGGGGGCGGCGGCAGGGATATGGGCATCAGCGGCGCGAGGCAGTCATGGAGcaggagcagacacacacactcacacacttactctcacacacaccacccgGTGCTCCTCGTGCAGCCCAAGTGCTGCAGAAAGCCCAAAACACACTACAACCACAACCGGACAACTCTGAGCCATTTTGACATTGGACACGAGTTTTACCTCGACCACCACGATCACCACCATCGTCACCCGCATCAACATGTGGGGGGGTTCCCGGAGAGCTACAGCAGTGACACGGAGTCCAGTTGCTACTCAGAGCGCCTCAACAACGACTCCGACATCGGCTCCAGTTTATCGACCAGCAGCAACTCCGGGACCTCtgatgaggaggatgaagaggagagctCTGAGGTCAGTTCTGATGAGGAGAGTTCATCTCAGTCTGATAGCAGCTCTGTGTCCAGCCAAGTGTCTGTCCAGTCTATCCGCTTCAGGAGGgcccggttcccctctctcaacACCACCAAAAATATCATCACTAGAACTCTGCCTAATGCTCAATCTCTCTCCACAACTCTCTCCAGCACTAGAAATCAGTCGAACTCTAGAACTCTATCCAACAGTAGAACTATCTCGCACACTAACGCACCTTTGCTCCTGCAGCCTACCTTCCACTACAGCCACCAGCAGCAGCCATCTAAACCGGTGGGCCAGTTTGGAACCAGCCAGGTGGACTATGACATTCCGAAGAAACAACCGAAATATGACTTTACAGCCAGGGAGGCcaagcaggacacacacacacacaggttcagcTCGCCTGTCACCCGGGGGAGTTATTTCActaagaggagagacaggaaggttCCTGAGTCCCAGGTCCAGACCCAACGAGAGATAAAGCGAACCGAGCCCGTGTCCAGAAAATTGTACGCACTGAGCCCCTCACCTAACCCCAACGGAATAAAAGCGGTTCTTCCACACAGGACAACGGGACACGCAAACAAATGCCCCGCAGTTCTGAGCTCACACTCAGCGCCTGACAAAGACACAAAGTACCCCAAGCCTAAAAACAACAAGCTTTCATTAGCTACAAATCTAAAAAGTGAGGTGAGAATCAGCCCCAACCTGAAACTGCCCTTTCTGCTCAAAACCATTAAGACCGAGCCGGAGGAGCTATCAGTGGCCGGGGGTCCCCTCCCCGAGCGCAGCAGGGCGGTCAAGACTCCCCCCTTCAACCTGCAGAATGTGAAAATCAAAGTGGAGGAGAGCTATGATGAATACGAATACTATAGCCAAGCCTCTGGTTTCCAATGCCTAGGAGACGAGGCGGTTATCAACAATGGCCAATACTACGGCGGCGACATCAAACAAGCTGCTGGCTGTTTCAACAACGAGACCAAAGCCATTGAAAGTTCTGCTGGGGCTCCCAAGTCCTCCTCCGGCTTGCAGGAATGCGGGAGCACTCAAGACACCCCTTGTCCCGAGGAAGGGGAGTATAAAAACGGAGCTGGGGTCAGGAAAAACTACAGGAGTCTGGTGCTGGGGAAGAAGCCTGGAATTTCAAGGGTGCAGCAGAAACAGAACGTGTCTAAAGTTGACAGGACTTTGTCTTCTCGTCCCGTGGGCAAAGCTGAGATTTGCGAGGGAAATACTGAGGATCTAACAGGGGCGACTAAACGAAAACGCGCGTCCAGTAATGTAGCAGCCCCTCTGAAGAAGCCTTTCAGCTTCATGGCGAATTTCCCCGCTCCTCCGTCCCTGTTAGTGGGCAGCGACGGTGATTTAAGCCCTGCTTACTCTCTGAACTCTCTGGGGGGACCCCGACCTCCCCCTCGCTCTCACCCCGTGTGGCGATGGCAGCCTGgcggtctgcctgtccctcccccacCCGCTCAGAGAATCAGGAAATGTTCACGCTTTTTTCTTTGA